The Pukyongia salina genome segment ATACTGTAAGGTAACTACGTAATTTTCGCCATCCGTAGCCCAGTTTCCAATATTTCCGTTCTTAAGATCTTGCGAAAGCTTAAATCTGCCTTCCACCGGTACTATAGAACGAACCCCATTGTTCTGTAAGAATGAAATAGAGGTGTTTTCCGGAAAACGGAATAAGTAGGTGTGATGCGGAATATAGCTGATCAAATCAAGCCCATTTGCAGCAAACAGGTCCTGAACACTTTGCGATGGCGTTTCATAGAATTGAACCCAACCGATGTAACCGTCGCGCAAGTGCGCAGACTCCGGAAATTGATTCCACTGAAAGGTATCAATGTTCTCCGGCATTTCGATTGTTTCATCCTGAAACGTGATCGTGTATGAATTTTGGGCAGATGCTAATGCGAAGGCAAATATCATGACCAAAAAACTTACACTTTTTCGATTAATCGAGAAAAAGGTAAAGTTTTTCATAGTTGATTTTTTAGAAAAGTTAAAGTTAGAATTATAATATATGGTTCTTAAATGTGATTAAAAAAAACATAAGAATTTCAAATATATTCAAAAGTGATAAAATAACAATAGTTAAAACAGTTAAAAAATACGAATCTTGCAGAGCTAATACTCTACTAATCAACTGGATTTATAACGGGTATTGTCCCTATTATTGCCTTGAATTCGGCGGGTGGTTTAATCGAAAAGTGCTTTGAGTTCGGTTGCTTCTTTTGGGGCCATTTTACCAGCGAGCACCAGGCTTAGTTGTTTTCTTCTCAATGCGGCATCGAATCGTTCTTTTTCAAGATCGGTTTCTGGAACCAGATCCGGAACCGGCACAGGATGGCCCATTTCATCCACAGCCACAAAGATGTAAATTCCTTCATTGGCCTTGGAGCGCATGCCGCTTTCACGATCTTCTATCCATACATCCATATAAACCTCCATTGAACTTTTAAAGGCACGTGAGACTTTTGCTTCTACGGTTACCACACTACCCAAAGGGATCATTTTATTGAAAGCTACATGGTTAACCGAAGCCGTTACTACTATTCTACGGCTATGTCTGCGAGCTGCAATACTGGCTGCTCTATCCATACGCGCCAGTAATTCGCCACCAAACATGTTCCCGATGGGATTAGTTTCACTAGGCAGAACAAGATCTGTGATCGTGGTTTTAGAATCTTTGGGATTTTTCGCTACCATAAAACAAATTTTTGCAAAGGTACATTTGTTTTACGGAATTGGAAGTAGTACTATTAATATTGAACTCTTATTCTGAAAGGTCCTTTACTAATAGCCAGGCATCTTTATTCTCGGTGTTTTTGATCTTACGTAACTCACGAAGGGCCTCAACCCTTTCACTATGAGAACTGTAAATTACCTGGTGTAGTCCATATCTGTTAGCTCCAATTAACCTGGCCGAGAATCCCTTTGAGGCTAATTGCTGAAGTTTTTTATGCGCATTGGCTTCTACTCTAAATGCCCCTGCCACTATATGATATTTACCTTGCTGTTTTGGAACACTTATTTTCAGCATGGGTAATGGATCTGAAATAACAAAGGTGGCTTCCTGTATCTCGTTGGCGATCTGCGCCTTTGCTTTTTGTTCTTCAGCAAAATTGTGTTCCTGAACCTTGCCTTCATATAATTTCATACCTCCCAGACTTCCCAAAGCAATTGCCAGTAAGCCTATTGCCGCATATTTCATATAGGGTGCAGCCGTGCGTTTTCCCGGAGTGAATAAAATAACCGGCTTTTCAACCTTTTCCTGAGCTGAGTTGCTCGTTTCCAATTGCCTCTGGATCTCGTGCGAAACAAAAGAACTTAAACCAAAAGAGGCCGTATTGAAATTTTCTGAAGCAGATGGCAGAAATTGTACAGACCCTTCTTTATTTAGCTGAAGGTCTCCAATGCCATGCAATGAGATCACTGTCCCTTCGTTAAGTTTTTTACTCATTCGACCCGTAAAATTTCGGATCCGCTGAAGGGCCGTTTCATAACTACAACTATCGGCCCCTGCTATGTAATTAGCCAGTAAGCCGTCGTTGGTTTGCAATTGCCTGTTGAACGAAACCGATTTGGAGGGCGGATAAAACGTGTTCGACTTTTCATCAATCGAGGCAGAATTATAGTGGGTGAGAAACGCACCGAAGCCAGGAACGATAACGCATTCATATCGGTATAATAGGTCTTTTATATAAGTTTCCAATTGCATTGAAACAAACTTATAGGTTTTTTCAGTTGAATTCAACTGAAGTAGAACGATTTTATTAACAACTCAAAAAAGTAGTATTTTTGAAGGCTCCCCGATTATTACGACCTACATGCTTTCACAAAATGAACTGCGCTATCTGTTGGCCTTAAAGCAGGTACCATACCTAGGGGAA includes the following:
- a CDS encoding acyl-CoA thioesterase translates to MVAKNPKDSKTTITDLVLPSETNPIGNMFGGELLARMDRAASIAARRHSRRIVVTASVNHVAFNKMIPLGSVVTVEAKVSRAFKSSMEVYMDVWIEDRESGMRSKANEGIYIFVAVDEMGHPVPVPDLVPETDLEKERFDAALRRKQLSLVLAGKMAPKEATELKALFD
- a CDS encoding HU domain-containing protein, translating into MQLETYIKDLLYRYECVIVPGFGAFLTHYNSASIDEKSNTFYPPSKSVSFNRQLQTNDGLLANYIAGADSCSYETALQRIRNFTGRMSKKLNEGTVISLHGIGDLQLNKEGSVQFLPSASENFNTASFGLSSFVSHEIQRQLETSNSAQEKVEKPVILFTPGKRTAAPYMKYAAIGLLAIALGSLGGMKLYEGKVQEHNFAEEQKAKAQIANEIQEATFVISDPLPMLKISVPKQQGKYHIVAGAFRVEANAHKKLQQLASKGFSARLIGANRYGLHQVIYSSHSERVEALRELRKIKNTENKDAWLLVKDLSE